The genomic stretch CAGGGTCTGACTATTTGGCTTCTTATTTGGCTTCTAACTTATTTGGCTTCCAACTTCCAGCAGGTTAGCTCTGTACCTTTGGTAAGCACAATGCTGCTTAACTGTTTTACTGAAAATAGTTTCTTAGTTAGTGGCAAATTTAATCCTTGTTAGTTTTCGTAATTCTAAATGCAGTTTAAGCTTTTACTTTCAAAGAAGAGTATAATTAAGAATTCAGTTGCTTTTAAGTAGATTCACTTCAAATCAAACTTTGTTAGTCTCGGTATCAATGAGAAACTGATAGATCAATGCAAAAACATGCTACTGCATTAAAAAGATTAAGAGGCACATCAGAATACAACAGCCTCTTGCAATACACCTGACTGAATCAGAGGTTTGTCAGCATCTCTTGCAGCTGTGGTGTCCAAGCTGCATAAATTGCTTTCAGATTTAGAGGTAGGCCCTAAGTCGAGTCTTTGATACTAAATGCTTGGACAATTTCTTTGCTGACTAGAACCGACAAAGGGGACaggaaactgtgacacaaaggAAGTATGTACTAATTTCCCTATTTTTCTAAcaatgtaaaacaaaattatgatTTATTATGAAAACTGGCATTGGAGTTACTATTTGTGACTTTATAGCGTGACTTCACAAAGCTGGCAAAATAAAACAGGGCAACATTGCAAAGGGGGGAAAATTAGTGAGTTTCTTAGTTTGTGATTAAAGTAACCCAGGAATAACACCATAAGTCTAATTACTAAGTTAGACTCTGGTTTGTGCCAGAGTGGAGGTGCTACAGGTGGATTCTGGTAAATCAACTGACTATTTATATTACAAAAGTGTAACATTTGAAAAAAGTTAGGGGAGAAAACAACTTTCTGTACTTACTGTTCTGACACTGAAAATGTTACTCACAATGGGAGAAAACTTTCAGAATTCTTACGTTAGATGCTTTAGTTCTAACTTTTATCACTGTCTTCTACTGTTTCTCACTGTTAAAAATACCTAGTAGTAGCagattgctgcttttcctgacttttcaatggagaagttGGATATGGGGGAACACTGTCTAGTCACATTGCAAGTGCTGATGACAGTTTGCTGAAATCTTTGAACAACTgctcatttttgttctttttattgtcTATTacaccccctccctccccctcctcccccccaacAAAATGCTAATATAGGTCAGGTTATTTGTCATCAAATGTCATGTTGATGTGCTTAGGTTAATAAAATGATTAAAATGAATTGATTGTAAAGAgattaaactgttctttctattttgtttttcttttgtaggaCATGCATCACTTTGAGGAAGAACTAACGTGTTCTATTTGCTACAGCATATTTGAAGATCCACGCGTTCTGCCCTGTTCCCACACGTTCTGCAGAAATTGTCTGGAAAATGTTATTCAGTTGTCAAACAACTTTTCCATCTGGAGACCTCTGAGAATTTCTCTGAAGTGCCCGAACTGCAGGAGCGTTGTGGAAATTCCTGCTGATGGTACAGAATCGTTGCCTATCAACTTCGCACTGAAGGCTATTATTGAAAAATGCCAACAGGAGGATCACTCTGATGTTGCAACCTGCAGTGAACACTACAGGCAACCGCTGAACGTTTACTGCCTTTTGGATAGAAAATTGGTGTGTGGCCACTGCCTTACGATAGGAAAACACAATGGTCATCCCATTGATGACCTTCAGAGTGCCtacacaaaagaaaaggagactTTTGGAAAACTTCTTGAACAGCTGACTGATAAACATTGGACTGATGTCTGCCTGCTTATTGAAAACCTGAAAGAACAGAAGTCACAGTGCGAAAGCGTTGTCCAAGATGATAGAAAAGCAGTagtacagtattttaaaaaacttgGCGAGATATTGGAGCACAAAAAACAGGCTCTGCTGACGGCACTGGATGAAATGAACGCGCACATTTTAGAAGAGTATGAGCCTCTCAttgagaagctgaagaaaataaggGAAGAACAGCTTGAATTAATGTCTTTGCATACctctattaaaaaagaagagtCCCCACTTATTTTTCTTGAGAAGGTGAATGGTCTGCATCAGCGTATAAAAGCTCTGAAACAGAAGGAACTCCCAGATGTTAAACCTGTGGAGATTCATCCCAGGATTGGGCACCTGTTGAAAGATGTGTGGTCCCAAACCAAAATTGGTCAGATCAACAAGATCCTCAATCCAGAAATAAAACTGGTTTCAAAAGAGAAGTTATGCAGCAAAGGcagtggaaaggaaggaagagactCAGAAGAACTCCTCCAACCAGTAAATCCTTTTGCAGTCCTGCTGCTCTTGATGATGATGACAGCGGTaactctgttttcatttcacaggCCAGTGTTGTCAGTTGTAATTGAAGATATTCGCACTTATATTTCAGAATTCCTGCTGCTTATTTATCGAGATTTTGTCACTCGTTTGCAGAATACAGCAGATGTGCTGGACCGTATGTTTAATTTACTGATAGGAAATTTTAGGGAGAACTGTTTCTTTTGACTATCTCAATGATTACTTAGAAGTTGGTTTGTTAAAGCTTTAcacttttcctttgtatttccatgtccttccttttttctgtattgtaTAGATTTCCTCTTTGCTAACTCTTAACTCTGAAGGTTTGCAACAGAAAAGGCTTCCGCTGACATGATACAGTAGGTTGGTAGGTGTTTGTTTGAACTGGAAGGTACTCAGAAACAGTGGCTGTGAGGAGCTGATTGGCTTACAGACCATAATCCTGAGTCCTGTTTGTAAGAGCTCCTTGAAAATCTaccagcttgctttttttttttttttttattttttttaacataaccttttttgttgttgtttgttttggttgctttttttttttattttaataaaagcacTGCAAGGCTAAATGTTAGAAGGAGACCTTAGCCACTGGCTCTGGTAGGTATAAAACTCCTGTTTTGTGTTCTACTGAGCAGTCTCTGGATATGTTTTAAGTGACACACCCCTGGTCATTAAAGCATGTATTCATGGCCCAgggcttcattttctttgtttctggttATTGGTGAAGAACATGAtttcatctttgttttgtttggggtttttttaacctgtgCAAAATAAGTTTGTGTCTTTCACATGATTTGTGTCTCTTTACAGAGCGGTATCAATAGAACTTCTGGTGAAATACTGCAGTTCTTTAGTGCTAGCTGCGCACAAATCATGTGTTTGCTCAGGCTGGTAGGAACCTCTCACCACTCTCAAAAATGAGCCCCAGCTTTGTGCTAAATCATTTCAGATGTGGTGAAAATAGAGACTTACTGTAGTAAGTAGCAAAAGTCTCAGCAAACTCAGTGGTGTAAGGACTTCAGACATTGTGCAGAGCTCTTAAACAACTTGACAGCGAGTGTAAATTTATATTCTACTTTTCAGCACAAATAACAGATCTTTACCTTCACACAGACAAAACATGCATCTTTTCTTCCACAGCGAAATGCTCACTAGCCctgtttgctgcttttgctgagGTGCTCCAGCCTAACTTGTGTTCTGGAGCAAGGGCCCAAGGGAAAAATAGCTTTGGCCTTTGGTTATTAACAGGCTGATTACAGCAAGTATTGGGGCAGCTTCGAAGTGctgcactgacagcagcagaacatGGATCACTAATGAATTTATAAAAACTCAAAAATGATTATTTACCATGTCTAATTGTATTTGACTTTACTAAATTAATAGTATATTCTAGCATGGCAGGGCTCCTTGGCTGTTGTGTAGTTTTAAATAATATAAGTTGTTTAAGTAGTGGTTGAATTCTAAGGCTAGCTGCTAACTGGTTGGTGTATCAAACCAAAACTTGTTGCAACCAGCAGATGCTGGTGGGCTCCTGCAAACTACCCATTGCTGCCAGTCTTCCTGGAGAGCTGAGTGCACAGTTGACTCAGATGCATTCTTTAAGCCTAAATAAATATCCTAGTAAGGATATTGAGATCCTAACATCATGGTATTGATAAAACACTGAGTCAGTGATGCAGTGGTGGCACAgctcccttcccagcagctcGGCAGGTTTGTTTTTGATCAAAgccagagccagcagtgctcagGGAAGTGGCCTCTAGTTGTTTGTCATCTTTTAGAATCTCAGACAAATACCATTAATGCCAGCAGTCAGGATTTGGAAGGGTGGGTAAGTGTATTGTGGGCCCACATAAATGTTGCCAAATCAACTTCCCGGTAAACTTGAGAGTTTTTCTGCCTTAAGCCCTGTTGGAAAGCTGTCACTAGGTACATGTAGCTGGCAAACCCTGGTGCTGAGTGTTGGTCCTGTGCCCTGTGAAGCATTACTTTTTACTTGCCTTCCTGTCTGTTATTTTCCTGACTTTTAAAAACTTAACAGTTTataatgcaattttatttttcaagactACAGGAATTTATAAAATGCCTTTACCACTGATTTAAACATTTAGTACGTGTAGTACTTTTAATAAATTTGCatacaaataaaatgtattcttaCAGTAGGCCTGGCTAACACCtccatttccttccctctgaTCCTGAAGAGCGCTGATCCAGTGAGAGAAGACAGAGCAGCAAGTCCTGCTTACACAGGAATGTTCAGCAACAGTCTTCAAGTgacccttttttatttttggcagtGAGTCCCCACTCTGTGCATCCCACTGTGGATTGcgcagtcacagaatcacagaatcccaagggttggaagggacctcaaaagatcatctagtccaacccccctgcaagagcagggtaacctacagtaaatcacacaggaacttgtccaggcgggccttgaatatctccagtgtaggagactccacaacccccctgggcaacccgttccagtgctctgtcactcttacagtaaagaagttcttcctgatgttaacgtggaacttcctatgctccagtttacacccattgccccttgtcctatcactgtcACTCGCTGTGTGCCCACCACAGGCCCATTTCACCTGGTTTCCCACAAGTCCCGGTGCGGTGACTCATTTTCCTCTAAGCTTAGCCTGCTAAGCACTGCACAGCCAAGCTCTGGTCTGTTCTGTCCTCTGGGCTGAGTTTCAGAGAGAGACAAACTTTATCGagaaaattaaatctttttactgtattttaattgAGGCGTGAGGGGTTTGTCCCCTTCAAACCTGGGATGCGGTTTCTTTCTACTTGTACTGGGTTGTTACTGCACTGCTCCTCTTTGAAAGAGCTGCTTCTTGATCCATTCCTTTTTGTTCTTGGCTGGTCTTGCCCATCTGCTGATCCTGAAGCTGCACTGCAACACTTACTAGCTTCATCCTGAGACAGGAAAGCCAAAACTGCACAGCTGGAGGGGGACTACAGAAGCAGTGTGGCCTGTATGCCCATTTTTTTCAGCCAGTATCATGTGTGTGACTATTGCTGCAGTTTGTGAATACTGCCCAAATGCAACAGCCTGGTCACCTCCTGCTAAGGTGACAATTTAGGCTTTATCCATGTATAATAATTTGATAAATCTTAATGTTGAGCATTACATGGAAAGCATATCTCTACACATCATAGATAATTATTGCAGTAGGACCCCCTCCCCTGTTCCAGATCTGCTCCCTGTTGGCTAGGCCTCTGGGGCTAGGCTgaggctgtcccatccctgggtTTGGGTCAGTTCTGCATAATTCCCCACCTCAGGAAGCACACCAACACGGGACAGATACTCCTAGTTCAGGGAGAAGTCCCAGCACAAGTGTGCCACACTGGCCTGGGGTTTGGAGTAAACCACACAATGTCAGTtttaaaagtatgaaaaaaacccccaacaaccCACAAAAAGCTCAgaacatcccccccccccccaacccacaaaacaacaacaaacaacacaaaaaaacaacaccccccaTGCTTCATCCCAAGTGCATGCTGTGGCCTGCAGTAGGGGAGAGGAAAATAACAGAACAGCTTCCTAAACTGAACCAAGTCACTACAAGATGGCTACAGCTGGCTGATCCCCACACCATGCAGTAGGACATATGACATTATACACATGTAAATGGTACATATACTGACCTGACTTACTGGAACTCATGCCATAAAATGTTACAGGGTACTGATgacatttaaaagcaatttccttactttaataatggaaaaaaggcatttaaaaccaaatgtGGCACCCAAACATTGGCATAAAACCTATACCTGGAGTATTAAGATGCATCTGAATACACAATTTaggaaatataaaattatttctggaCTAAACCAGAAAATCTAAGATTATAATATACAGacttcataattaaaaaaatcaaatttactGAGGCTGGTTGATTAAAAAGCTCAAAtatagaataaaattaatttcaaatgaaaaagtatATTACATAAAACAGCAGCAATGGGAATGCAAGTGCACTCTACGTTTGAGCTACATCGGACCCAACAGCCTTCAGTTCATCCAGTCCTTTAGCTGCAATAACTTTTGGGTTTGTTGCCACGCTTTTCGTCGTATTATGAGTCTTATAAATTCCAATTAACCTGTCTGCGATCTCAAACATGTTGTTCCGCAGGGAGATGACGATGAACTGTGCATTTTTCGTTTGCTCCTGAAACAGAATTTGTTTGGGTCAGCCCATAGTTTTTCAAAACTCCATTCCTGTATGATCCCTATGTTCATGTCTTAGATTAGGAATACATAGCTACAAGTGTGTCACTCATCAAATCGTGATGGTGACAgttcctgctctgttttctgcCCATGCACAGCACACTTCCAGCATGGCAGTCAGCGTGAGGCTGTGATGCACTGCAGAATTTGTTTCCTCCTTTTACCTTTTACATCACCTACTTCAGTGAATTCAATGCAACGTGCATAATTTCTTTCCAGAGATGGTATTCAGCATGGTTTTAACATGAGTTCCACAAGAAGGCAGGTATTGCCAGGTTACCAGAATTGTTACAGCAAGGGTTGCTTTAGGGATGAAAAAGGAACCAAACCTATTTCCATGAACTGAGACCAGGGGAAAGCAAGCCCTTTGCTAATGAGGACAAGCCTTGAAAAATGCTAGTGGTGTGATCCTGAGGTGGAACAACAATAGATAACATATCTAAATCTGTGGTACTTTAGAAATAAAGCCAACTTTAAGAATCTAGCGCCATCACTGGAAGTTCACCAGTCCTCCAAGCCTTGTGGAAATCTTGAGAGCGTTAGGCAGGAGAAGCAAAGCCAAGGTACGATGCCCTTGGCTCTGGCTGTATAGAAGATACCAGCTACAGCTCTGTACTAAGCCATGATTTTCATTTAAGAGCTAAACTATACTAAGTCTTAAATTGAAGTGCTAGTCTACGCTGCAGTTGAAATCACTTTGCTCTACCAAATCACCCTCCTTTGTGAAAATACAGGCATTATGGAAGGAAAGTTTAAAACTACAGCTGCAGGCAGGTATTTTCAAAGCGTTTCATGAATTTCAAGTATGGATCATAATCTTTGTCACTTTTAGGGCATTCCCAAAACTGGTGGTTATACTTTGGAGAATTCTGAAAATTCTAAGTTTAAATTAGCAGCTGGAACTGCAGTAATGTAAATGTTTTCCTCACTTAATATGGTAATGacaaaatttttaaaagcatgaaagaaaaaacccaagacaCTAACAAAGGCACAGATCTAAGAAGCCTGTGCAAAACAGCTCATATTAATGAAATGGAAGTATAGAACCCAGGAACCTTGGCTGCTCCCAAGAATGAAATAATGAGATTGGATGCACCAACATGTTACTAAGAGCTAAACAAGTTACTCTGTTCTCAGCTGATTACAGCTGGTGGCTTTGTGGAAAGCATGTTCATTTTAAAGAGGAAGCAATAGCAGCAAAAATGTATGGAAATATGGCACCTTTGGTAAATTCCAGCATTCTTTAGGCAGCTTTGAAACAggatttagaaggaaaaaatatgtaaatccTCTAACAGGTCGCCTCATTTCAGGAAAGAGTCAGACTGAGTAGCttagaaaaaaatcatgcagaaagcagcattctAAGAACCATTCTGGAAATCTGCTTAGCACATCATTTCCGCTTAATGCTCTGTTATTCTGGATTTTTAAATCTGGCCTTAACTGTGTTACCATTTCATTTTCCctggcagagaagaaaatatctgAGAAAAATTGTAATACAGCAGCTATCATTAAATACTTACATATATGTAAAACGCTACAATGGACACATTTTTGAAGTCAAGTGCTGCGTCAATTTCATCCATAAAATAAAGCGGCGTTGGCTTGTAATGGTGGAGAGCAAAAACTAGAGCCAGTGAACTAAGGGTCTTCTCTCCTCCCGATAGGTTAAATATCTTCTTCCAACTTTTCTTGGGAGGCCGAACACTGAAACAAATCAAGAATTTGTAAGTTGTAAGTATGTTGTGGTGAAAAGCAagtgatgggatgggatggaattcTTGGAAGACACAGACGCATAAAGAAGCTTGACTAAAACCATGGATGAGCTGCTTCATACTCTCAGTCCTGTGCAGCGGAGAGGAAGTAAAGTGGATTTCTCTCCCCCGAGGAGTAACTCCCTGGGTACACACAGAGTCACGTGGTCAGCCAGTGTTTTCTAGAACTCAAACACATGGCTGTATACTGCAGAAGCTATAAGAACTGAAGAAACTGCTATTTATCTTTCGAAAGTGCTATTCTGCTCTTATTAATGTATGCGATTAATGTAATCCTAGGAGCATTTATGACAGAATAATCTGTAGTTACCAGTATGATTGACACAAGTCCCTAGGCAGAATGAAACAAGTTGGGAATTAAGAAACTCTGAGAAATTACTTCAAATTACTTTGTAACTGCTGTTAGTTACTCATTTCTCCAGGAGAAATGGATCTCAGTGCTAAAAAGCTGTGGCTTTAGTCAGCACCTCTCTTGGTTAGCTGGTAtcagtgaaaaattaaaaagcagactgataaaaaaaggaatacaa from Lathamus discolor isolate bLatDis1 chromosome 3, bLatDis1.hap1, whole genome shotgun sequence encodes the following:
- the TRIM59 gene encoding tripartite motif-containing protein 59 — translated: MHHFEEELTCSICYSIFEDPRVLPCSHTFCRNCLENVIQLSNNFSIWRPLRISLKCPNCRSVVEIPADGTESLPINFALKAIIEKCQQEDHSDVATCSEHYRQPLNVYCLLDRKLVCGHCLTIGKHNGHPIDDLQSAYTKEKETFGKLLEQLTDKHWTDVCLLIENLKEQKSQCESVVQDDRKAVVQYFKKLGEILEHKKQALLTALDEMNAHILEEYEPLIEKLKKIREEQLELMSLHTSIKKEESPLIFLEKVNGLHQRIKALKQKELPDVKPVEIHPRIGHLLKDVWSQTKIGQINKILNPEIKLVSKEKLCSKGSGKEGRDSEELLQPVNPFAVLLLLMMMTAVTLFSFHRPVLSVVIEDIRTYISEFLLLIYRDFVTRLQNTADVLDRMFNLLIGNFRENCFF